A section of the Suncus etruscus isolate mSunEtr1 chromosome X, mSunEtr1.pri.cur, whole genome shotgun sequence genome encodes:
- the LOC125999364 gene encoding LOW QUALITY PROTEIN: centrosomal protein of 19 kDa-like (The sequence of the model RefSeq protein was modified relative to this genomic sequence to represent the inferred CDS: inserted 1 base in 1 codon) translates to MRMMCTAKKCGIRFQPPAITLIYENEIKGKSRQRIMPVRNFSKFSDCSRAAEQLKNNPRHKSYLEQVSLEQLGKLFSVLQGYLWGQSLEETIQQIQEETIIDPEEDMNKLDDXELAKKKSIMDELFQKNQKKDDPNFVFDIEVEFPQDEQLQSCCWDTESADEP, encoded by the exons ATGAGAATGATGTGCACTGCCAAAAAATGTGGAATTCGGTTCCAACCTCCAGCTATTACCTTAATCTACGAGAATGAAATCAAGGGGAAAAGTCGCCAGCGGATCATGCCAGTCCGTAATTTTTCCAAGTTTTCAGATTGCAGCAGAGCTGCTGAACAATTGAAAAATAATCCACGACACAAGAGTTACCTGGAACAAGTATCCTTAGAGCAACTAGGGAAATTATTCAGTGTTTTACAAGGTTACTTATGGGGGCAAAGTTTGGAAGAAACGATCCAGCAAATTCAAGAGGAAACAATCATTGACCCTGAGGAAGACATGAACAAACTTGATG AGGAACTTGCCAAAAAGAAGAGTATCATGGATGAACTTTTTCAGAAAAATCAGAAGAAAGATGATCCAAACTTTGTTTTTGACATTGAGGTTGAGTTCCCACAAGATGAACAGTTGCAGTCCTGTTGCTGGGACACAGAGTCAGCAGATGAGCCCTGA